The following DNA comes from Polynucleobacter sp. MG-6-Vaara-E2.
CGCTTTAAAATAGAGGTTACGAGATAGAGTGATCAGCGGGAACAGTGGAGAACAAGACGATGGAATTTAAAACCTATATGTGTTTGATTTGTGGCTGGGTCTATGACGAAGCTGCTGGTTTGCCTGATGAAGGAATCGCCCCAGGAACTCTTTGGAAAGATGTGCCTATGAATTGGACTTGTCCAGAGTGCGGTGCGCGTAAGGATGATTTTGAAATGATGGCGATTTAATTGCTAAGCAATATCTAGATATAAATAAAAAAGGTTGAGGTAAAAGTGAGTCAAAACGAGGTTTTATTTGAGCGGGCACAAAAGATCATTCCAGGTGGAGTGAACTCTCCTGTACGCGCATTTCGTCAGGTTGGCGGCACTCCTCGTTTTGTCACCAAAGCTAAAGGCCCTTATTTCTGGGATGCTGACAATAAACGGTATATCGATTTAATTATGTCTTGGGGTCCCATGATCGTCGGTCATGCAAACCCCGAAGTAGTTGAGGCAGTTCAAAAGGCTGCTGAAACCAGTTTTAGTTATGGCGCACCTACCGAAGGCGAAATTGAATTGGCGGAGCGTATTTGCGCTTTGATGCCCAGCGTTGAGCAAGTACGTATGGTCTCTAGCGGCACAGAGGCAACGATGAGCGCCTTGCGCCTTGCGCGTGGCTACACAGGTCGAGACTTGATCATTAAATTTGAGGGTTGTTATCACGGCCATGCTGACAGCCTTTTGGTTAAAGCGGGTTCGGGTTTGCTAACCTTTGCAGACTCCACGCAAAATGCGCCATCTTCTGGTGGTGTTCCTCAGGATCTAGTTAAGCACACTCTAGTGCTGCCGTATAACGATGTTGATGCAATCGAAGAGGTATTTAAAAAGCAGGGGGATCAAATTGCTGCAGTCATCATTGAACCCATTGCTGGCAATATGAATTTGATTCAGCCCTCAAAAGGATTTTTGGGGGCTATTCGCAATCTCACCAGTAAGCATGGTAGCGTTTTGATTTACGACGAAGTCATGACGGGTTTTAGGGTGGCGCTGGGTGGCGCTCAATCATTGCAAGGTATCGTTCCCGATTTAACTTGCCTTGGCAAAGTCATGGGCGGTGGTATGCCAATGGCAGCCTTTGGTGGCAAAAAAGAAATCATGTCTAAGTTGGCGCCCTTAGGAAATGTATATCAGGCAGGGACTTTATCTGGAAATCCCGTTGCTGTTGCTGCTGGTCTAAAGACTCTTGAGATCATTTCAAGAGAAGGTTTCTATGAATGCTTAACTGGTCAAACAGAAAAACTCATGAAGGGCTTAAAGCAGTCTGCAGACAAAGCCAATATCCCATTTGCAGTTGATAGTGTTGGTGGAATGTTTGGTTTCTATTT
Coding sequences within:
- a CDS encoding rubredoxin, which gives rise to MEFKTYMCLICGWVYDEAAGLPDEGIAPGTLWKDVPMNWTCPECGARKDDFEMMAI
- the hemL gene encoding glutamate-1-semialdehyde 2,1-aminomutase; the protein is MSQNEVLFERAQKIIPGGVNSPVRAFRQVGGTPRFVTKAKGPYFWDADNKRYIDLIMSWGPMIVGHANPEVVEAVQKAAETSFSYGAPTEGEIELAERICALMPSVEQVRMVSSGTEATMSALRLARGYTGRDLIIKFEGCYHGHADSLLVKAGSGLLTFADSTQNAPSSGGVPQDLVKHTLVLPYNDVDAIEEVFKKQGDQIAAVIIEPIAGNMNLIQPSKGFLGAIRNLTSKHGSVLIYDEVMTGFRVALGGAQSLQGIVPDLTCLGKVMGGGMPMAAFGGKKEIMSKLAPLGNVYQAGTLSGNPVAVAAGLKTLEIISREGFYECLTGQTEKLMKGLKQSADKANIPFAVDSVGGMFGFYFANSVPSSYEAVTKTNIEAFKKFFHLMLDEGVYLAPSAYEAGFTSIAHDNDVLDAIIGAAEKSFEKL